The following DNA comes from Amycolatopsis solani.
CCGAGCAGCCCGGCGTAACCAGGGAAACCGCCATCTTCCGCGTGCTGGCCAGGGAAGCGCTCAGCGAGTTCGTCGTCCAGGCCGAGCTCGCCGACCCGCCGGCCGAGGTTCGCGACGGAGAAGGCGCTTTCACCGCCCGGACCGCCGACGCCGTGGTGGGCGTCGGCGGCCCCGGCGCCGAAATGCTGCTGCACTGCTCGCGCACCGGGCAGCACGTGCCGCCCTACTGGTCGGGGCGGCTCGAGGACGCCGTCGAACTCGACGGGGCGCGGCTCACCTGGCAGCTGCCCGGCGTCGACCGCGGTGACTACGCCGAACTGTGGGTCTCCGTCGCCTGGAGCGGGCCGGGCGGGGACCCGGGCCGCGCCGTCGACATCGACCCGGCCCGGGTGCTGCGCGAGCTAGCCCAGTGAAATCCGGTCCAGATCCGGCGCACCGGCGCGGTCGTTGCCGATCCGGATCGCGTTGGCGCCCGCGGTCAGCGTCACCGGGACCGAAGTGGTGTACGGGGTGCTGTTCCCCGCGCCGCTGACCTTCACCTCCACCGGCGCGCCGCCGTTCACCGACACGAAGTACGACCGGTCGCCGTTGACCGTGAAGTCGAGGAACAGCTGGTAGTTCCCGGCCGATGGCACCGTCACGCCGGGGAAGGTCACCGCCGCCCCCGCGCCGCCGCCGATGTTGCGGACCTTCTGCCCGCCCGAGCACGACCCGCAGCTCGTGACACCGGCGTCGCCGATGTCGTTGGCCGAGTCCTCCGCTTCGCGCATGAACACCCGGTCCGCCGGGCGGACCTTGACCGGCACGGGTTTGCTCGCCGACTTGACTCGGCCGAGCGTGCGGAAGGACGCCGTCACCGGGATGGTCACGTCCTGGGCCGCCGGGGCGGTCACCGTCCACGATCCACTCAGGACTTGACCGAGCCGCAGGTTCGCGGCGGTCACGGGTGCACCGCTGATCGTCCAGCCCGGCGGGACGACCGGCGCGAGCACCACGTCGTCGATCGGGTCGTCGACGTCGAGCCGCAGGGAAGCGGTGACCTTCATGGACTGCTGACCCGGTGAAACCCATTGCACGCCAGCGGGTTCGACCGTCAGCGTCGTCTTCGGCGTGTACGACTCGGGTGGCAGCGGTGCCACCGCGATCCGGTCGAGGCCGGTCGTGCCCGAGACCTTGATCGTGTTGGCCCCGGCGGTCAGCGGAGCCGCGATCGCCGCGGGAGCGTCGACGGTGATCGGCGCCGCGCCGTTCACGCTCACCGAAAGCGTGCCCGGCCCGGTGGTGTCCAGCTGCAGCCGTGAGGGACCCGACGCCTGAACGTTCCGGAAGACGACGGCGCCGCGGCCGAGCCCGGTGACGGCGGACGTGCCCGAGCACGCCTCGCACCACACCGGGGACGCCTTGCCCTCGAAGCCGTTGCGCCACGATTCCGCCTCCAGCGGCACTTCGCCGCGCGGGTCCGGGTAGCCGTAGGCGACGTCGACCTCGTCGAGCGCGAGCTGGTGGAAGTACGGCTTGGCCTGCGGGCCGGACCAGGTGTTCAGCACCTCGAGCTTGAGGTACCGCGCGTGCACCTCGCCGACGTCGACGAACTGCACCCCGCGGGTGCTGGGCAGGGCGCCGGTCCGCACCGGGGCACCCCAGTTCGTCCCGTCGTCGCTCGCGTAGACGCGGTAGTCCCTGATCCGCGCGGAATCCTCGGCGCGGCCGAACGATTCCCGGGCGTACGTCGGTGACGACTCGCGTTCGTGCACCGCCAGGTAGGCCGTCGAGCGCTTCTTGCCGAGGTCGAGCGTCACCGACACCGGCTGGCGGCCGTCGGCGTCCCAGTAGTTTTCGTAACTGCCGTCGACGAGGTTCGCCGCCGGGTGCCCGGGCGCCGCCGCCGACGCGGTCGCCTTGATCGTGCTCTTGTCGTAGAAGTACTGCCGCCCAGCGGTGTCCACCTTGAACACCGTGTCGTAGGGGTCCCAGTCCGTGATGTCCAGGATGGACAGATAGCCGCCGGACTGCGCGAACCGCAGCGGTTTCCCGGTGCGCAGGTCGGAGACGCCGGTGACGCGGTAGCCGTTGTCGCGCAGCCGGACCAGGTTCGTCGACGGCCGCGTGACGACGTGGACGTACTGGGTGTTCCCCTTCACGGTGAGGACGCCGTGCGCGCCGTCGTTCCAGAATCCGGGTTGCATGCCGCCGTAGAGGTAGCCGCCGCCTTCGGCGCCCTGCAACGACTCCTTGATCGGCTGTGTCCAGGAGGCCATGAAGTTGTTGAACGCTTCCTGCTGCGGCGGGAACTTCCCGTTCAGCATGGCGGTTTCGGCCATCAGCGACTTGATCGACGAACCCGCGTTCGTGATGTACCGGCCGGTGGAGAGCCGGAAGTCGACGGCCTGGTCGCCGCCGCTGTACCACCAGTCGCCGTTGGTCGGCAGCTTGTAGTCGGCTTCGGTGAGCCGCGGCATCGGAGTGTAGATCGCCTGCGGGTAGTCGTAGGACGGCGTCATGCCGGTCTTCTGCTCGTTGCTGACCGTGTCCATGATCGGGGTGTCCTCGTTGTTGTTGCTCAGCAACCAGGACGGCCGCTTCTCGCGGACGCGCTCGTAGAGCCCGTGCTGCTCCCAGTATTCGTTGTCGTTGTCGATCCAGAACCCGGCGAGACCGGCGTAGCGGTCCATGACCTCGTCGAACAGGTCGTAGCCGAACTCGCCGAACCCCGCGCGGGTGGTCAGGTCGACCGGCTTGCCCTTGTACGCCGAGTACGCGGCCGAATCGAGCGACTCGTGGCCGGTTTCGTTGTGCCACTGGGGATCGTCGGTCATGTACAGCAGCACCCGGACGCCCTTGGCCTGGCCGGCGGCGATCAGCTCGCCGAGGAAGTCGCGCTGCGTCGAGCAGCTGCCCGGGATCTTCGACGGCCACGGCCGCGCGTAGCCCAGCCGGCTGTGGAACGTGGTGAGCACGACGTAGGAGGCGCCCAGCTTCGTCGCCTCGTCGATCCAGTAGCCCGGTGTCCAGCCGCCGGCGGTGACGTCGTGCTCCCAGGCGGCGCAGTCGGTGTGCCGCGGCGCGGTGAACATGCCCCAGTGCAGGAACAACCCGGCCGTCGAGGACCGGAGCCAGTCCTGGCGGGGGTGGTGCACTTCGGCGTTCGCCGGGGTGATCAGGGTCGCCAGCAGCACGATGACCGCGGCGAGGCAGGCTCGGACTCTCATTGGCCGCTCCTTCGTCGGAGAGGTCCGATGATTGTAAGGTCATATATCGTACGTCAAGGGTGTATGTCGCTGAGCGGGAACGAATCATCTGACGTGTCACATCTTCGCGGCGCGGTACGTCAAGGTGACGACGCACGCGAAAGGACCACCCCGTGAACGACGATCTGCTGGCCCGCAGCTTCGAGACCCACCGCGACCACTTGCGGGCCGTCGCCTACCGGATGCTGGGCTCGGTGAGCGAAGCCGAGGACGCCGTCCAGGAATCCTGGCTGCGGCTGAGCCGGAGCGACCGCGCCGCCGTCGAGAACCTGGGCGGCTGGCTGACCACGGTCGTCGGCCGGGTCTGCCTCGACGTGCTGCGGTCGCGGAAGGCCCGGCGCGAGGAGTCGTGGGACACGCTGGTGCCGGACCCGATCATCAGCCGTGAGGACGCCGGCCCCGAGCACGAGGCGCTGCTGGCGGACTCGGTCGGCCTGGCACTGCTGGTCGTGCTCGACACGCTGACGCCGGGCGAGCGGCTGGCGTTCGTGCTGCGGGACATGTTCGCGATGCCGTTCGAGGAGATCGCCCCGATCGTCGGCCGGTCCGAGGCGGCGACGAGGCAGCTCGCCAGCCGCGCCCGCCGTCGGGTGCAGGGCGCGCCGGTGGTGCCGGACCCGGACCTGGCCCGCCAGCGCGAAGCGGTCGACGCCTTCCTGGCCGCCGCCCGCGGCGGCGACTTCGACGCGCTGGTCTCGGTCCTCGACCCGGAGGTCGTCCTGCGCGCCGACCGCGGCGCGGCCCACGGCGGCTCGGACGAGATCCGCGGCGCGGCGGCGGTGGCGAACCAGGCCCTGACGTTCTCCCGCCTCGGCGCGAACGGCGGCGTGGTCCGCCGAGCCCTGGTCAACGGCGCGGCCGGCGTGGTCGCGACCCGCGACGGGCGGCCGTTCTCGGTGCTCGGGTTCACGGTGTCGGGCGGGCGGATCGTGGAGATCGACATCCTGGCGGACCCCGACCGCCTCAGCCGTCTCGTGCTCGACTGACGCTCGTGAGTGTTTAGTCGGGTTAGAACCCGACTAAACACTCACGACCGCGCCGGTCTCGTCGGTTACCAGGGCGACCCCGGCCGAGGCGTCGAAGTGCAGGTAGCGCCGGCTGCTGTCGGCGTGCCGGCGGACCGCGCCCGCCACCACGGCCACCAGTTCGCCGTCCTCGATGGCGTACAGCTCGTCCGGGGTCAGGACTTCGCGGATGTGGGAACCGTTCGTGATCAGGGTGCGGACGCGGCGGCCGGTGTGGTCGTAGCTGTACAGGGCGTTGACGCCGTCGTCGCCGTGGACGCCGCGCAGGCGGTCGAACGCGTCGCGGATTTCCATGCCGCACAACGGTTCCGGCGCCGCCGCCGCGCCGAGTTCGCGGGTCCAGGTACCGCCCGGGCCGGTGACGACGTGGTGGCCGCTGGTCCACGCCTCGGTGACGCCGTTCGCGTAGTGGACCGCCGTGCGCCGGCCGCGCAGGTCGTAGAGCACCGCGTCGATGAAGCCGGGCACGCTCACCAGCCTGCCGACCTCGTCGTACTGGTGGTGGACCGTCAGCCTTCCGTCGCCGGCGTCCGGGTAGACCACCTTCGCCGGCCGCCCGTCGGCGCGGCGCGTCACGTCCAGGCGGTACTCGACGGCGACGTGCGCCGGCCGCCAGCGCTTCTCGGCCGGGTAGCCGAGCGCGTCGTAGCCGAACAGCGTCACGCCCGACTCGTCGGCCACGCGCACCAGCCGCCCGCAGCTGTGCGGCCCCGCGCCGGGCGGCACCGGGAGCCCGCCGTCGTGGTGGGTGAACGTCGTGACCGGGGTGCCGTGCGGGTCGTCGACCAGCACCGCCGCCGGCCGGCCGACGGCGTCGTGGACCCGGAACACCGTGTGCCCGTCGGGGGTCCGCGCCTCCACCGGATTCCCCGCG
Coding sequences within:
- a CDS encoding alpha-L-fucosidase, coding for MRVRACLAAVIVLLATLITPANAEVHHPRQDWLRSSTAGLFLHWGMFTAPRHTDCAAWEHDVTAGGWTPGYWIDEATKLGASYVVLTTFHSRLGYARPWPSKIPGSCSTQRDFLGELIAAGQAKGVRVLLYMTDDPQWHNETGHESLDSAAYSAYKGKPVDLTTRAGFGEFGYDLFDEVMDRYAGLAGFWIDNDNEYWEQHGLYERVREKRPSWLLSNNNEDTPIMDTVSNEQKTGMTPSYDYPQAIYTPMPRLTEADYKLPTNGDWWYSGGDQAVDFRLSTGRYITNAGSSIKSLMAETAMLNGKFPPQQEAFNNFMASWTQPIKESLQGAEGGGYLYGGMQPGFWNDGAHGVLTVKGNTQYVHVVTRPSTNLVRLRDNGYRVTGVSDLRTGKPLRFAQSGGYLSILDITDWDPYDTVFKVDTAGRQYFYDKSTIKATASAAAPGHPAANLVDGSYENYWDADGRQPVSVTLDLGKKRSTAYLAVHERESSPTYARESFGRAEDSARIRDYRVYASDDGTNWGAPVRTGALPSTRGVQFVDVGEVHARYLKLEVLNTWSGPQAKPYFHQLALDEVDVAYGYPDPRGEVPLEAESWRNGFEGKASPVWCEACSGTSAVTGLGRGAVVFRNVQASGPSRLQLDTTGPGTLSVSVNGAAPITVDAPAAIAAPLTAGANTIKVSGTTGLDRIAVAPLPPESYTPKTTLTVEPAGVQWVSPGQQSMKVTASLRLDVDDPIDDVVLAPVVPPGWTISGAPVTAANLRLGQVLSGSWTVTAPAAQDVTIPVTASFRTLGRVKSASKPVPVKVRPADRVFMREAEDSANDIGDAGVTSCGSCSGGQKVRNIGGGAGAAVTFPGVTVPSAGNYQLFLDFTVNGDRSYFVSVNGGAPVEVKVSGAGNSTPYTTSVPVTLTAGANAIRIGNDRAGAPDLDRISLG
- the sigJ gene encoding RNA polymerase sigma factor SigJ — encoded protein: MNDDLLARSFETHRDHLRAVAYRMLGSVSEAEDAVQESWLRLSRSDRAAVENLGGWLTTVVGRVCLDVLRSRKARREESWDTLVPDPIISREDAGPEHEALLADSVGLALLVVLDTLTPGERLAFVLRDMFAMPFEEIAPIVGRSEAATRQLASRARRRVQGAPVVPDPDLARQREAVDAFLAAARGGDFDALVSVLDPEVVLRADRGAAHGGSDEIRGAAAVANQALTFSRLGANGGVVRRALVNGAAGVVATRDGRPFSVLGFTVSGGRIVEIDILADPDRLSRLVLD